From Vreelandella neptunia, the proteins below share one genomic window:
- a CDS encoding TRAP transporter substrate-binding protein, translating to MKAKTLPVAIAMTTALSASLLVVSSFDNQAQAQEDEFRWKMVTSWPKNFPGVGQGPERLSQLVDEMSDGRLTIEVFGAGQLVPGFEVFDAVSDGTAELGHSASYYWKGKAPAAQFFAAVPFGMNAQEMNAWLSYGGGMELWNELYDDFGVDVMVAGASGVQMGGWYNKEINSVADLDGLKMRMPGLGGEVMSRMGVAIVNMPGGEIFTSLQSGAIDATEWIGPYNDLAFGLHQAADYYYYPGWHEPTVMFEAIVNEEAFAELPADLQAILRTAISDINQSVLDEYTARNNDALETLVNEHDVELRRIPDDVLAQAREHSQDVVAELAESSELATRIYDSYQAFQEKVEDYHAISEQAYYNARSPEGDTSE from the coding sequence ATGAAAGCCAAAACACTCCCCGTCGCGATCGCCATGACGACCGCACTTTCCGCCAGTTTGCTGGTGGTCTCTAGTTTCGATAACCAAGCACAGGCGCAAGAGGACGAGTTCCGCTGGAAAATGGTCACCTCCTGGCCGAAAAATTTCCCAGGTGTTGGTCAGGGCCCCGAGCGGCTCTCCCAGCTGGTCGACGAAATGTCGGATGGTCGCCTGACCATTGAAGTCTTCGGGGCTGGCCAATTGGTACCGGGGTTTGAGGTATTTGACGCCGTTTCTGACGGTACCGCTGAACTAGGCCACTCCGCTTCCTACTACTGGAAGGGCAAAGCGCCTGCCGCACAGTTCTTCGCCGCCGTGCCGTTTGGGATGAATGCTCAAGAGATGAACGCCTGGCTAAGCTATGGCGGCGGTATGGAGCTGTGGAACGAGCTGTACGATGACTTTGGCGTTGACGTCATGGTGGCGGGTGCCTCCGGCGTCCAGATGGGCGGCTGGTACAACAAAGAGATCAACTCGGTTGCCGATCTCGACGGCCTGAAAATGCGTATGCCGGGCCTGGGTGGCGAAGTGATGAGTCGCATGGGTGTCGCGATTGTGAATATGCCCGGCGGCGAGATCTTTACTTCGCTGCAATCTGGTGCGATTGACGCAACAGAGTGGATTGGCCCTTACAACGATCTGGCTTTCGGCCTGCACCAAGCCGCCGACTACTACTATTATCCAGGCTGGCACGAGCCCACGGTCATGTTCGAGGCCATTGTTAACGAAGAGGCTTTCGCGGAGCTGCCAGCGGATTTGCAGGCGATCCTGCGTACCGCTATTAGCGACATTAACCAGAGCGTACTGGATGAGTACACCGCGCGTAACAACGATGCGCTGGAAACGCTGGTGAACGAGCATGACGTCGAGCTACGCCGCATTCCCGACGACGTACTGGCTCAGGCGCGTGAGCACTCGCAAGATGTGGTCGCCGAGCTGGCCGAATCGAGCGAATTAGCTACGCGTATCTATGACTCCTATCAAGCATTCCAGGAGAAGGTGGAGGATTACCACGCCATCTCAGAGCAGGCGTACTACAACGCCCGCAGCCCGGAAGGTGACACCTCGGAATAG
- a CDS encoding TRAP transporter large permease: MLEFMPVILFAVICIVLMFGFPVALSLAGTALLFAGMGLGLEAIGIDANFDSGYLAALPNRLYGIMTNQTLLAVPLFVLMGVLLEKSKVAETLLDAMALLFGAMRGGLGISVTLVGMLMAASTGIVGATVVTMGLMSLPTMLKRGYSTSLATGTICATGTLGQIIPPSIALVLLGDVLSSAYQQAQLDMGIFSPKTVSVGDLFMGALVPGLLLVVMYMIYVAMVAWLRPHMAPAADREELMAELGHTSGIGMLLLKGLVPPVVLIVAVLGSILSGFATPTEASAVGAFGALVLALAYRQLDWATLKDVLRSTTHVTTMVFLILIGAALFSLVFRAYGGEHMVTELFEGMPGGVVGATIIVMLVIFLLGFILDFIEITFVVVPIVGPILLAMGLDPIWLGIMIAINLQTSFLTPPFGFALFYLRGVAPPSVSTSAIYRGVIPFILMQLGMLLMLSFFPQLATWLPAQFG, translated from the coding sequence ATGCTGGAATTTATGCCAGTTATTTTATTTGCCGTTATCTGTATTGTATTGATGTTCGGCTTTCCCGTAGCGCTGTCTCTGGCGGGCACGGCGTTGCTGTTTGCCGGTATGGGGCTCGGGTTGGAAGCCATCGGTATCGACGCCAACTTTGATAGTGGCTATCTTGCCGCCTTGCCTAACCGACTCTACGGCATAATGACCAACCAAACGCTGTTGGCGGTGCCGCTATTTGTCTTGATGGGCGTGTTGTTGGAAAAGTCCAAAGTGGCTGAGACGCTGCTGGACGCTATGGCGTTACTGTTTGGCGCAATGCGTGGTGGTTTGGGTATTTCGGTAACCCTGGTGGGCATGCTAATGGCGGCCTCTACCGGCATCGTCGGGGCCACCGTGGTCACCATGGGGCTGATGTCGCTTCCCACCATGCTAAAGCGTGGTTACAGCACCTCTCTGGCGACCGGCACTATCTGCGCCACCGGTACGTTGGGGCAGATTATTCCGCCTTCCATTGCCTTGGTACTGCTTGGTGACGTGCTGTCATCAGCGTATCAGCAAGCGCAGCTGGATATGGGGATTTTCAGCCCTAAAACGGTCTCCGTGGGCGACCTGTTTATGGGCGCACTGGTGCCCGGGTTACTGCTGGTCGTCATGTACATGATCTATGTGGCTATGGTGGCATGGTTGCGTCCGCATATGGCGCCTGCTGCCGACCGTGAAGAGTTGATGGCCGAGCTTGGTCATACCTCGGGGATTGGCATGCTGCTGCTCAAAGGGCTGGTGCCACCGGTGGTACTGATTGTAGCGGTGCTGGGCTCGATCCTTAGTGGCTTTGCCACGCCCACAGAGGCCTCAGCGGTAGGCGCATTCGGCGCTCTAGTGCTGGCGTTGGCCTATCGTCAGCTCGATTGGGCGACGTTGAAGGACGTGCTGCGTTCAACCACTCACGTTACCACCATGGTATTTTTGATCCTGATCGGTGCGGCGCTGTTTTCGCTAGTGTTTCGTGCTTACGGCGGCGAACACATGGTGACCGAACTGTTCGAGGGTATGCCTGGTGGGGTGGTTGGCGCGACGATCATTGTTATGCTGGTGATCTTCCTGCTCGGCTTTATTCTCGACTTTATCGAAATCACCTTTGTGGTGGTGCCGATTGTCGGGCCGATTTTGCTTGCCATGGGCCTTGACCCGATTTGGCTGGGCATCATGATCGCGATTAACCTGCAAACGTCGTTCTTAACGCCGCCGTTCGGCTTCGCGCTGTTCTATCTGCGTGGCGTAGCGCCGCCGTCTGTATCTACTTCGGCTATTTACCGCGGTGTTATACCGTTTATCCTAATGCAACTGGGTATGTTGCTCATGTTGAGCTTTTTCCCGCAGCTAGCAACGTGGCTACCTGCGCAATTTGGCTAA
- a CDS encoding TRAP transporter small permease subunit, with translation MSDTTQLPAFIGALDRASEWFGRTLAWLIIIMMLIQFAIVLLRYAFSVNSIFMQELVMYMHASVFMLAAAYTFRHDGHVRVDIFYRGMTPRRQALINVVGIITLLIPVMIFIIASSLGYVANSWRILETSSDYGGIPAVYALKTLIPLFAVLMIVQGVIEIVRNGYVMAGRIVPSAAGGNHLEERV, from the coding sequence ATGTCGGACACAACACAACTACCTGCTTTTATTGGTGCGCTGGATCGCGCTTCCGAATGGTTCGGGCGTACCCTTGCGTGGCTGATCATCATTATGATGTTGATTCAGTTCGCTATTGTACTGCTTCGCTATGCCTTCAGTGTGAATAGCATCTTCATGCAAGAACTAGTGATGTATATGCACGCCAGCGTGTTTATGCTCGCAGCCGCCTATACGTTTCGCCACGACGGCCACGTGCGGGTGGACATATTCTATCGAGGCATGACACCGCGCCGCCAGGCGTTAATCAATGTCGTGGGCATTATCACGCTATTGATTCCAGTGATGATCTTTATCATCGCTTCCAGTCTGGGCTATGTGGCCAACTCCTGGCGCATTCTGGAAACCTCCTCCGACTACGGCGGTATTCCGGCAGTCTATGCACTGAAAACCTTGATACCGCTGTTTGCCGTTTTGATGATCGTGCAAGGCGTGATTGAAATTGTGCGCAATGGCTATGTGATGGCCGGGCGGATAGTGCCGTCTGCTGCCGGTGGCAATCATCTTGAGGAGCGTGTTTGA
- a CDS encoding endonuclease/exonuclease/phosphatase family protein yields MLREARERDETAINGPRSTLFEDGHLRLLTFNLQVGIQTSAYHHYVTRSWQHLLPNPRRQKRLDVMGEVLSKFDVVGLQEVDGGSFRSSRVNQVEYLAAKAGFPHHVQQLNRNLGRIAQHSNGLLSRLVPSQIEEHRLPGAMPGRGAIHARFGEGPDALHIFVAHLALSHRGRVRQLNYLSDIIQPLRHVVVMGDLNCTPDQLHAHERFSASLPLHPVKPLLSYPSWQPRHALDHILLSQSLEAAEVRVLDHLFSDHLPIAVDLPLPEACLAAIRSSV; encoded by the coding sequence GTGTTACGTGAAGCTAGGGAGCGTGACGAAACAGCCATAAATGGCCCACGCTCGACGCTGTTTGAAGATGGGCATTTGCGTTTGCTGACCTTTAATTTGCAGGTTGGCATTCAGACCTCGGCGTATCATCACTATGTTACGCGCAGCTGGCAGCACCTATTGCCCAATCCGCGTCGCCAGAAGCGGCTGGACGTGATGGGTGAAGTGCTGAGCAAGTTTGACGTGGTGGGACTGCAAGAGGTCGACGGCGGTAGTTTTCGCTCAAGCCGCGTCAATCAGGTGGAGTATCTCGCTGCCAAAGCGGGGTTTCCCCATCATGTTCAACAGCTCAATCGCAATCTGGGCCGCATTGCCCAGCACAGTAATGGTTTGCTCTCGCGCTTGGTACCCAGCCAAATAGAAGAGCACCGTTTGCCGGGTGCAATGCCGGGGCGCGGCGCGATTCACGCTCGCTTTGGCGAAGGGCCGGATGCGCTGCATATCTTTGTTGCCCACCTGGCGCTAAGCCACCGCGGCCGGGTGCGGCAGCTCAACTACTTAAGCGACATCATTCAACCACTGCGCCACGTGGTGGTCATGGGGGATCTCAACTGTACCCCTGACCAACTGCACGCTCACGAGCGTTTTAGTGCGTCGTTACCGCTGCACCCGGTTAAACCCTTGCTCAGTTACCCCTCCTGGCAGCCGCGCCATGCGCTGGATCATATCTTGTTGTCGCAGTCGTTAGAGGCAGCCGAAGTGCGGGTGCTGGATCATCTCTTTTCTGACCACCTGCCGATTGCTGTCGATTTACCCTTGCCCGAGGCCTGTTTAGCGGCAATTCGTTCAAGCGTTTAA
- a CDS encoding thiol:disulfide interchange protein DsbA/DsbL yields the protein MFKTVMVALAGLGLSAAVSAQEVVEGQHYEVLESPVETQVDDGQIEVTEIFWFGCPHCYRLQTPINEWYETLDDDVSVVKMPATMGGDWNTHATAFYAAESLGIEEELHADFFNAIHQENQSLTEPDEIAAFFANYGVSEEEAKQALTDFSVRSEVNDANNRMRKMKLMGVPALVIDGRFLVTPSSAGSLENMPKIAEALVEQVREERAE from the coding sequence ATGTTTAAAACGGTAATGGTCGCACTGGCCGGTTTAGGGCTTTCTGCGGCAGTGAGTGCCCAGGAAGTGGTGGAAGGTCAGCACTATGAGGTGCTTGAATCGCCGGTAGAGACACAGGTTGACGACGGGCAAATTGAAGTCACCGAAATATTTTGGTTTGGCTGCCCGCACTGCTACCGCCTGCAAACGCCGATTAACGAGTGGTACGAGACTCTGGACGATGACGTTAGTGTCGTCAAAATGCCTGCCACCATGGGCGGGGATTGGAATACCCACGCTACAGCATTCTATGCAGCTGAGTCGCTGGGCATCGAAGAGGAGTTGCACGCTGACTTCTTTAACGCCATCCACCAGGAAAATCAGTCGCTCACAGAGCCCGATGAGATTGCAGCTTTCTTTGCCAACTACGGCGTCAGCGAAGAAGAGGCCAAGCAAGCGCTGACTGACTTTAGTGTGCGCAGCGAAGTGAATGATGCCAATAACCGTATGCGCAAAATGAAGTTAATGGGTGTGCCTGCCCTGGTGATTGATGGTCGTTTTCTGGTGACGCCGAGCTCAGCCGGTAGCCTTGAAAACATGCCGAAAATCGCTGAAGCGTTGGTTGAGCAGGTGCGTGAAGAGCGCGCAGAGTAA
- a CDS encoding c-type cytochrome yields MRKLLASLAITMGAVGIAHAQTDYQADADASAGQEMAQTCAACHGQQGISPSGAFPNLAGQQMSYLAKQIMDIRDGNRMVPQMAGQVDDFSDQDAWDVAAHFARQDANLGQSSDEDAELLARGEELYRAGDMSKGIPACSACHTPTGVGIGSAVYPGLSGQHAQYTVSTLQAFASGDRNNSPNNIMGDIASKMSDNDMEAVANYVLGLN; encoded by the coding sequence ATGAGAAAGTTACTGGCAAGCCTAGCAATTACCATGGGCGCCGTTGGCATCGCCCACGCTCAAACGGACTACCAAGCCGATGCTGACGCATCCGCTGGCCAGGAAATGGCCCAAACCTGCGCCGCCTGCCATGGGCAGCAGGGCATTAGCCCATCGGGCGCTTTTCCTAACCTGGCGGGTCAGCAGATGTCCTATCTGGCGAAACAGATTATGGACATTCGCGATGGCAACCGCATGGTTCCCCAAATGGCCGGTCAAGTTGATGACTTCTCTGACCAGGACGCTTGGGATGTGGCGGCGCACTTTGCGCGCCAAGACGCCAACCTGGGCCAATCCAGTGACGAAGACGCTGAGCTACTGGCACGCGGTGAAGAGCTTTACCGCGCTGGCGATATGTCCAAGGGTATTCCCGCCTGTTCTGCTTGCCATACTCCCACGGGCGTCGGTATCGGCAGCGCCGTTTACCCTGGCTTGTCTGGGCAACACGCTCAGTACACGGTCTCAACGCTGCAGGCATTCGCGTCAGGTGATCGTAACAATAGCCCCAATAACATCATGGGCGACATCGCTTCAAAAATGAGCGACAACGATATGGAAGCAGTGGCTAACTATGTGTTGGGTTTGAACTGA
- the yihA gene encoding ribosome biogenesis GTP-binding protein YihA/YsxC yields the protein MTTPHDSPIPRLNYPTASFLISAPTLALCPDDTGAEVAFAGRSNAGKSSAINALTQQNALARTSRTPGRTQLINFFSVMNDASRRLVDLPGYGYAKVPEAVKLEWQKHLAEYLRNRYSLRGLVLLMDVRHPLTEFDQMMLDYADQRGMPVHILLTKADKLKKGPASAALQKVRSRLKDWEDLVSVQLFSSLKRDGVDTLSQKLNQWLYTPPE from the coding sequence ATGACTACCCCCCATGATAGCCCAATCCCTCGGCTGAACTACCCGACGGCAAGTTTTCTTATCAGCGCCCCCACCCTGGCCCTGTGCCCGGATGACACCGGCGCTGAGGTGGCCTTTGCCGGGCGTTCAAACGCAGGCAAATCAAGTGCTATCAACGCATTAACACAACAAAATGCGTTAGCGCGCACCTCGCGCACACCGGGGCGCACCCAGCTGATCAACTTTTTCAGCGTTATGAACGACGCGTCGCGGCGCTTGGTCGACCTGCCCGGCTATGGCTACGCCAAGGTTCCGGAGGCGGTCAAGCTAGAGTGGCAAAAGCACCTAGCGGAGTACCTGCGCAACCGTTACAGCCTACGCGGCTTAGTACTGCTAATGGACGTGCGCCACCCGCTCACCGAGTTCGACCAAATGATGCTCGACTATGCCGACCAGCGCGGAATGCCGGTGCATATTTTGCTTACCAAAGCCGACAAGCTGAAGAAAGGCCCTGCCAGCGCTGCGCTGCAAAAAGTACGCTCGCGTTTGAAGGATTGGGAAGACCTCGTCTCCGTTCAGCTGTTCTCTTCACTCAAGCGCGACGGCGTCGATACGCTATCCCAGAAACTCAATCAGTGGCTGTATACACCGCCTGAATGA
- a CDS encoding HAD family hydrolase — MTMLQAITFDLDDTLWDNHGVMARTEEGHYRWLLEALEAWRAARQETALALSHEEGGLDYLQRRQQLAKEVPERRGDFTWLRLRALEAQLEGAGLHRSAALMWAGAAMNEFHRLRVQVTPHPEAAGLLAALAERYQLAAITNGNIHLKRQPLASYFPVAIAAGELLAPKPDPTPFLTALSRLNVAPECAMHVGDSWQEDVLPAQQLGMHAVWISEAEDQPLPPRVHRIAHIKELPSVLEKLEMHHSGGVYSH, encoded by the coding sequence ATGACGATGCTGCAGGCAATCACCTTCGATCTCGATGACACGTTGTGGGATAACCACGGCGTGATGGCGCGTACCGAAGAGGGCCACTACCGCTGGCTGCTGGAGGCGCTTGAGGCATGGCGAGCGGCACGCCAGGAAACAGCGCTGGCGTTATCCCACGAAGAGGGCGGGCTGGATTACCTTCAGCGTCGTCAACAGTTGGCTAAAGAGGTGCCCGAACGGCGCGGCGACTTCACTTGGCTACGTTTGCGCGCCCTGGAGGCTCAGTTAGAAGGCGCCGGTCTGCACCGCAGTGCTGCGTTGATGTGGGCAGGGGCGGCGATGAATGAGTTTCACCGCCTGCGTGTACAGGTCACGCCCCACCCTGAAGCGGCCGGTTTACTGGCTGCCTTAGCGGAGCGCTATCAGTTGGCGGCGATCACCAACGGCAATATACATCTTAAACGTCAGCCGCTGGCCAGCTATTTTCCGGTCGCCATTGCTGCGGGCGAGCTACTGGCGCCCAAGCCCGATCCTACGCCGTTTCTCACCGCGCTGTCGCGCTTAAACGTGGCCCCTGAATGCGCCATGCACGTGGGTGACTCGTGGCAGGAGGACGTGCTCCCTGCCCAGCAGCTGGGCATGCACGCGGTCTGGATTTCTGAAGCGGAGGATCAACCGCTTCCCCCGCGTGTGCACCGCATTGCCCATATTAAAGAGCTACCCAGTGTGCTGGAGAAGCTAGAGATGCATCATTCAGGCGGTGTATACAGCCACTGA
- a CDS encoding tyrosine recombinase XerC yields MADSTLDEPSLAETPIAKRVEAFLAALASHASPATVAAYRHDLAALCRFTERRDVTDPAALDTALLRAFLGAERSRGLAPRSLARRRAALSRFADYLVKQGALVDNPVGLLRTPKQPSHLPRPVDVDALARFLDTPHDGSPLGMRDQAILELFYSSGLRLAELAALDLGDLQNSRVRVIGKGGKPRQVPVGRRAQQALAEWLGCRSVLAPITEQALFVGQRGQRLGHRAIQKRLAQLSLARGLPEHLHPHRLRHSFASHLLESSQDLRAVQELLGHANLSTTQIYTRLDWQHLATSYDAAHPRAKRGPSDRKNSPRSKP; encoded by the coding sequence ATGGCTGACTCAACGCTAGATGAGCCATCCCTGGCTGAGACACCGATAGCCAAGCGCGTTGAGGCCTTTCTAGCGGCGCTGGCGTCTCATGCAAGTCCTGCCACGGTGGCGGCTTATCGGCACGATCTGGCCGCCCTGTGTCGCTTCACCGAGCGGCGCGATGTGACGGATCCCGCGGCGTTAGATACCGCTCTGCTGCGGGCGTTTTTAGGGGCGGAGCGTAGTCGTGGCCTGGCGCCTAGAAGCCTGGCCCGGCGACGGGCGGCGCTGTCCCGCTTTGCCGATTACCTGGTCAAGCAGGGCGCGCTGGTCGATAACCCGGTGGGGCTACTGCGTACGCCTAAACAGCCGAGCCACCTGCCGCGCCCAGTGGATGTCGATGCTTTGGCGCGCTTTCTTGATACCCCCCACGATGGCTCTCCATTGGGCATGCGGGATCAGGCGATCCTTGAGCTGTTTTACTCCAGCGGTTTGCGCTTAGCGGAGCTGGCGGCCCTTGATTTGGGCGATTTGCAGAACAGCCGGGTAAGGGTAATCGGTAAAGGCGGCAAGCCGCGTCAAGTGCCGGTAGGGCGCCGCGCCCAGCAGGCGCTGGCCGAGTGGCTGGGGTGTCGCTCAGTGCTGGCACCTATTACTGAGCAGGCGCTATTTGTGGGCCAGCGCGGGCAGCGCTTAGGGCATCGTGCCATTCAAAAGCGCTTAGCGCAGCTGTCGCTTGCCCGTGGCCTGCCCGAACACCTGCACCCTCACCGGTTGCGTCACTCCTTTGCTAGCCATCTGTTGGAGTCGAGCCAGGATCTTCGCGCCGTACAGGAGTTGCTGGGCCACGCCAATCTGTCGACTACGCAAATCTATACCCGGCTTGATTGGCAGCATCTTGCGACCAGCTACGATGCCGCCCACCCCCGCGCCAAACGAGGCCCCAGCGACCGCAAAAATAGCCCCAGGAGTAAACCATGA
- a CDS encoding DUF484 family protein — protein MSQAPEPRKTLEPDQVAFWLARHPDFFVGREGLLQQLQVPHPHIDGSVSLLERLVLDLRKRAETAEGRLEHLLETARHNESQYRRLRETLIALVEAPDRDALAQALATQLSERFETPAMALWCPATLSDSEPTPPQPPRHVLDQHASARLSALLDGRTSRCVKLSVSDWKCLLPHVKAPRKAGSCAISRLSAGDPLGYLLLASPSPDAYRASMDTLFTEYLGDIVARLLIRLGDHG, from the coding sequence ATGTCACAAGCCCCCGAACCCCGCAAAACGCTCGAGCCTGATCAAGTGGCGTTCTGGCTGGCGCGCCATCCCGATTTTTTCGTCGGCCGGGAAGGGCTTCTGCAGCAACTGCAGGTTCCCCATCCGCATATCGACGGGTCGGTGTCACTGCTCGAGCGCCTGGTGTTAGATCTGCGTAAGCGCGCGGAAACCGCCGAGGGCCGCCTGGAGCACCTGCTGGAGACCGCTCGCCATAACGAGTCACAGTACCGCCGGCTGCGGGAAACGTTGATAGCCCTGGTGGAAGCGCCGGATCGCGATGCGCTGGCGCAAGCGTTGGCCACTCAGCTTAGCGAGCGCTTTGAAACCCCGGCCATGGCGCTGTGGTGTCCGGCCACGTTAAGCGATAGTGAGCCGACGCCGCCCCAGCCGCCTCGCCATGTGCTGGATCAGCACGCCAGTGCGCGGCTTTCGGCGTTGTTGGATGGCCGTACCAGCCGCTGCGTTAAGCTTAGCGTTAGCGACTGGAAATGCCTGCTGCCCCATGTCAAAGCGCCCCGTAAAGCAGGCTCCTGCGCTATTTCGCGCCTCTCAGCGGGCGACCCCTTGGGCTATTTGCTGCTAGCCAGCCCCAGCCCAGACGCTTACCGGGCCAGTATGGACACGCTGTTCACCGAGTACTTGGGCGATATCGTCGCGCGCCTGCTGATTCGCCTGGGCGATCATGGCTGA